The genomic interval TTGCATTTGAGCTTTTTTCAATAATATATTTGGGAAGATATTCTTCATAAAAACAATCATAATTAGTAGACCCATAAGCTTTAATATCAACTGCAGTCCGGGAAACTGCCTGTGCAGTCAGCGCAGGTGCTTTTGGAAGGACAGGATTTAGTTTAACAACCCAGTAATCCGCAGAACCTTTATTGGCAGTTGTTTTATCGCCGCTAATACCTGATTTAGACATTCCGGCTAAGATCAAACCTGCATCCTGGGCCTGAATGGAGGAATAAGCATAGTCATCGTTAGTGCCTCCAAAGGTTTTGTCCCATAGTTTGTTGCCGTCAAAATCTGATTTTACTACCCAGAAATCATTTAATCCACGGCTTGATTCGGTTTTGTCACCACTAATGCCTGAATTGGAATATCCAATAAATAAGTAGCCATCATAAAATTCGACCATACTACTGTTACCATCACTGCCACTTCCGCCATAGGTTTTATCCCACCATTTGTCACCATATATATTTGTTTTCACAATCCAGAAGTCCTGCGCACCTCTGTTTGGCTCTGATCTGTCCACAGATATTCCTGACGTGGAGGTTCCACTGAGCATATACCCATAAAGTGTTTCAATCAGTTGCGAAGATTCATCATTGCCGCTTCCTCCAAAGGTTTTGTCCCATTCCTTGGCACCACTATCAGATAATTTAACCAGCCAGTAATCTCTCAAACCCCTGCTCGCCTCACTCTTTTCCCCACTAATTCCTGACTCTGACCATCCGGCCACGGCATATCCTCCAAACGAACTCTGTATAATAGAAGACGCCTGTTCTTCCCCGTTTCCTCCAAAGGTTTTATCCCATTGTTTTACACCAGTGCTGGTGATTTTTACAATCCAGAAATCTGCTTTTCCCCGGCTGGGTTCGCTCTTATCTCCGGACTGGCCTGAATTAGAAAATCCTGACAGGATATAACCCCCGTCGGAGGTTTGTTTGGCTGAAGTAATATAGTCGCTTTGGTTCCCGCCATAGCGCTTATCCCATTGTTTTACCCCGGTACCTGAAATTTTTACCACCCAGTAATCAGAACCAGCCCCTTTATTTGGCGCACTCACATCTCCCAAGGCATCTGAGGAAGTAGAGCCTGCAACCAGGAAGCCGCCATCTGAGGTTTGGATCACTGAAGTAAAAGTATCTTCCCCATTGCTGCCTAAGGTCTTATCCCATAGTTTGTTTCCATTGGCATCGGTTTTAACCAGCCAGCCATCTTTATCTCCTCTATATACTTCGGTTTTATCTCCACTGATACCGGAGAGAGAAAAGCCTGCAAACAAAAAGCCGCCGTCGCTGCACTGGAGTACTGTTTTTGCTTCGTCATTGGCACTCCCTCCAAAAGTTTTATCCCATTGCTTGGCAGGTGCCTGAGCCAAAAGTGCGGTAGTGGTGAAAAGAATTAGCAGGAACAGAAAGCTGGTGTAACGAAGTTTCCTGCTGCCCCAGGAGAAGGGCAAAGAGTGTAAAGATGGATACATGTAATTGAGTTTTAATAGACGTGATTGGTAATACTAAGGATTGAGAAATAACAATATTGTAGAGAGAACTATAAAGGCTCTCCAGACAATAGAATTATGAAGTAAGTAATACTTAAAAGAATGAATCCGAAAGGTGGATTTTTACTAAATGGGCAGGTGGTGTTACAGGAGCAAAGCTATACTGGAATTTACAATTCTATTAACACATTTAGACTTTTTTTTAACACATTTAGACCATCCGGCAGAAAAATGAATTAATTCGGGCAAAATTTGCCGGAAGATGATTCTGTTTCAGCCCTTATGGCGGAGACTGATATAGTTTTATCATTCTGTTGTTTTCTGCCAATATTCAATTGCTATGTATTAAATGCGCATGTAATTTGTAGAATAATTCTTCATTCAATATTCGCCTGCACTTGTCATAAGCGGGTGCCTATACAATTGATTGCTTCACTATGGAAAACTGGAAAGCGGTTGTTTATTTATTAGCATCCGGACAAGGGATTTTATTAAGTCTGGCACTTTTGCCAGTAAGAAAACAGCATCCGTCCAATACCTTCTTAGGATTGATTTTGCTGGTTATTTCCCTCGAACTGCTCAATGCCTGGGGCATGCAGGTAAAATACCATAGTTCTCCGGATGTATTTCCTTTCTGGCTGTTACAATCCTACCTGATGTTGCCGCCCTCTGTATGGTTATTTGCGCAGATGACTACTTATGCTGATTTTGTATTCCACAGGAAACACCTTCTTTTTTATATACCTGCCGGAGTGGATATAGCTGTGCAGATGGGCTGGTATTTGCACTTTCGTTTCGTTGGCCACAGTATACACTTATTAGATATTAAAGCCTGGTTCTTATTTGCCGAAATTCTTCCGATCCTCTGGATGGGAGTGGTGCTGGCGGTTTATGCCCAAAGGCTTCTGGTGATATCTGGCCAGTTGAAAAAGGAAGCCATTCATGTCTCAGTCATCCATCTGGTTAAAATTTATGGCGTGTTCGTTTTTTTACTGCTGCTTACTATCTTATGGATTGCGGCTGTACTGATGTATATGCGTGTATTCAGCCTGATTGAATTGATTATAACATTGTTTTTATTTGCGCTCGGTTATATAGGCTATTTTAACCCGGCTTTTTTTGAAGTGCCTAAACTTTTGAAAAAGAAAACGGCCGGAACTGAGCCGCCGCTTTTCCCTAATTATAATGACCAGGTAGAATTAGAGCGGTTAACCCACGCCTTCGAACAGCATTCCCTGCACATGAGGTCTAAGTTGTCTCTGGAAGAACTGGCAGGCGAACTGAATGTTCCATCTCGCTATGTATCGTATCTGATTAACCGGTATCATGCCACTAATTTTCACTCTTTCGTCAACACGTACCGGGTGAAAGAAGTGATCCGGAAAATCAATGACCCGGCTCAGCAACATAAAACCTTATTGGCGCTTGCCCTGGAATCTGGCTTTAATTCCAAATCTGCCTTTAACCAGGTTTTCAAAACCCATACCGGCCAGTCTCCTTCCGAATACCTGCTGGTAAAGCGGTAAAAACTTAGTCCAATAACATGTTTCAGGACGTCCAGAGTTTGTTTTGGTGCGATAGGAAATGATTTAAAGACTTGTTTTGGAATAAAAACCATACACAGTTTTATGAAACAAATTATCTTATGGTGCTTCATGCTTTCTTTTTACGTTTCAGGGAATGCACACATACAAACCAATGCTGATAGTAAAGGTATTCGTGTGGAATATAACAAGAATGTAGAATTACTGGGCTTTGTCTATTTTGTAGGCTATGAAGGCAAAGAACTGGAAAATGAAAGTGATCCTGCCAAACGGGAAAAACACATCAAGCAATACGCCTACGGATATCACCTGTATCAGCAGTATAAAAAGTATGAAAACAGTGAGCACGTAAAATCAGCTATCAATGCGGCCTTAAAATACGATTTGTGGCTCGACTACATGATTAATCTGCTGATCCAGCTGGATAATTTTCCGAATGCAGCTTTGAGAGAAGATATAGTAGTAAATGACTATCTAAAATTTTCGTTGACTAAAGACCCGGTAGATGCCAGAAAGAATGTGACACAGTTTATTGAAGCGCTGAATAAGCTGTATATTGAAGTACAGTTTGATGCTTATCTAACCCAAAACATCCAAAAGTACGACAATGCCTTGCAACAAGTCAAAAGCAGGCTTCCTCCAAAAGAATTTATTCCGGCCATGGAGAAATTTTATGGCAAACAGTTCGATGCCTATACCCTGGTGCCCAGCCTTACGATCCCAGCCAGTATGGGATTTGGGGTAAAATATACCAGGCAGGGCAAGACCAGTATTTTTAATGTATTCGGCGCTTTTGATCAACAGCAGTTCAACGATGAAACCAATCTGGACATGGGTTTTGGCAACGAACAGCAAATTATAGAACTCAGCACCCATGAGTTCGGGCATTCCTTTGTAAACCCGGTGATTGCTCAGATCCCAGATACATTCATGACCCAGACCCAAACGCTTTTCGAACCGATCAAAAACGACATGACCAGACAAGGGTATCCGCAGTGGAAAACCAGTTTGAATGAGCATTTTGTGCGGGCCGGCGAAATCATGATTGCCAGAAATATGGGAAATCCCAAAGCGGCTGAGGCTTTACAAAAGCACTATATAGAGAGCCGGAAATTTATCTACCTGCCTGAAATTCTAACCATACTGGAGCCATATAACCACCGTAAACATATTTCTTACCAGCAAGCCGTGGGGCAGGCGATGGAGAAACTAAAAAGTAAAGTGAGTAACTGATTTTCTGATTTATAAGCGTATTTTGCACCCAAAAATGCACTTGCCACTTCATATTAAACATTTCTCAGACATATGAATATCCTATTTTTCTGTCCGCATTGGGGGCTGGAACAACTATCCTTGGAAGATGCTTTCCGGAAGATAAAAGATGCAGGCTATGATGGCGTAGAAATGGCTGTTCCATTTGATGAGCAGAAAAAAGAGGAATTCCTGAAATTATTAGATACCTATCAACTCTTACTGATTGCCCAGCAATGGTCGGCTGCCGGTGGTACTTTTGCAGAATATAAAGCCTCTTTTGAAAAGCACTTGTATCATTTTGCAGAAGTAAAACCTTTATTTATTAATTCGCAAACTGGGAAAGATTATTACCCTTTTGAGCAAAACAAGGCGTTGATTGAGCGGGCAGAACAAATTTCTAAAGAGACAGGTATAAAAATAGTCCATGAAACTCACCGGGGTAAATTCAGTTTTTGTGCGGCCATTACCAGGAAATTTTTAGAAAATATCCCCAGTTTTACTCTTGCTGCTGATTTCTCGCACTGGTGCAATGTATCAGAATCTTTTCTGCAAGACCAGAAAGAGACTGTACAAGTTGCCATTGGCCGGTCAGCGCATATTCATAGTAGGGTGGGGCATACGCAGGCTGCCCAGGTAAGCGACCCCAGAGCACCTGAGTGGCAGGAAGCCGTAGAACATCATTTAGTATGGTGGGATGCTATTATAGAGCACCAAAAAAAATCACACAATGCCACTTTTACCATTACGCCGGAATTTGGGCCCTGGCCATATATGCCTGCCTTGCCTTTTACCAGACAACCCATTACCAGTCAGTGGGAGGTGAACCTGTATATGCGCGATCTGCTAAAAAAGCGGTATGCCAATTAAGTATAAATATTATTTAAGCTAAACTGATTGCTAAAAATTCCGTACAGAATTTTTGATTTATTAATTCAGATCTAACTATGACAATCACTACAGATTTTGATATTGGAGATGAAGTGAGAGTAAATAACGGGGAAAAGGGTAAAATTACTTCTATCCGAATTGTAATACGGGAAGGAAAAACCGGTGGAGATTATAAAATAGAGTATGAAGTAGATCATACTTATATCCGCTATAGTTACCAGCTTAACAAAATATATTGAATAACGCATTAAATAGGCTGGGGATTACTCACCAGATCAAAGCATTGCCGGGCAATTTCCAGTTCTTCATTGGTAGGAATCACCAGTACTTTTACTCTGGCTTCGGCTGTATTGATTTCACGCATATCCTTGTCTGATGAATTATTTCTGGCTACATCAATAGTAATACCCAGATATTCCATCTCCCGGCAGATCAGTTCCCGAATTTTTTTATCGTTTTCTCCTACACCAGCCGTAAATACAATGGCATCCAGGCCGTTGAGTACGGCTGCATACGCACCCATGTATTTTTTGATCCGGTAGGCATACATGTCATAGGCTAGCTGGGCATGCATATCACCCAACTCTATGGCTTTCGTAATATCCCGCATATCACTGAAACCGGTCAATCCCAGCATACCGCTTTTTTTATTGAGAATGGTATTCACCTCTTTGAGGTCATAGCCAAGCTGGTTTACCAGATAAAAGATCACCGACTGGTCTATATCGCCGGAACGGGTACCCATAATGAGGCCATTCATCGGACCTAAACCCATGCTGGTATCCACACATATGCCATTTTTTACAGCCGACATACTGCACCCATTTCCCAGATGAATGGTGATGAGATTTGTATCCTTTTTACTCAGATATGCAATTGCTCTGTCAGCTACATATTTATGACTGGTTCCATGAAAACCATAAGCACGGATTCCCAGTTTGGTATAAAATTCTTCGGGAATCGCATATCTGAAAGCTTTGGCAGGCATCGTCTGGTGGAAAGCGGTATCAAACACCGCAATCTGGGTAGCCTTTGGGAATATTTGTTCAGCTACTTCAATGCCTAAAAAATTAGATGGATTATGCAGCGGTGCCAGCGGAAATAGTTTTTTAATTTCTGCTTTGGTAGCTTCGGTGATTATGGCTGTTTGGGCAAAACTTTCACCTCCATGTACCACTCTATGTCCGACTACCTGAATTTCCTGCGGATTTTGAATGACACCAATTTTATCATCTGTCAGCAGTTTTACTACCTCTGCCAGGCCAATGCCATGGTCGGGAATAGGTAAGGTAAGCGGAATGACTTCCTGCTGGTCATCTTTATAAACTTTATGAGTAATCACAGCATCCTCTAGCCCGATTCGTTCTACCAGGCCACTGCACACTACTTTTTCTGCGGGCATGTGAAAAAGCTGGTATTTAATAGAACTGCTGCCGGAGTTAATTACAAATAGATTCATGAATTTTGGTCAATAATTTTAATTTACCCTTGTGCCTGAATAGCTGTAATGATTACGGTATTGAAAATGTCGGCTACAGTGCAACCCCGACTCAAGTCATTTACCGGTTTGTTTAACCCTTGTAACATAGGGCCAATGGCTAAAGCGCCAGTTTCCCGCTGTACCGCTTTATAGGTATTATTTCCAGTATTCAAATCCGGGAAGATGAGTACACTGGCTTGTCCGGCAACTTCGGAACCAGGCAATTTTTGCTGGCCAACTTCCGGATCAACGGCGGCATCATACTGGATAGGTCCTTCAATCTTTAAATCCGGGCGCTTCTCTTTTACGATCAGGGTCGCCTGGCGCACTTTCTCTACATCTTCTCCTTGTCCGGAAGTGCCGGAGGAATACGAAAGCATGGCAATACGGGGTTCTATACCAAAACTCAAGCTGCTTTCGGCAGAAGAAATAGCAATCTCTGCCAGTTCCGAAGCTGTAGGATTAGGATTTACGGCGCAATCACCGAATACCGAAACCCGGTCGGGCAGGCACATAAAGAAAACAGAAGAAACGACAGAAATTCCCGGCTTGGTTTTCACAAACTGCAAGGCTGGCCGGATGGTGTGCTGAGTGGTGTGAATGGCACCCGATACCATGCCATCTGCCTGGTTTTTGTACACCATCATCGTTCCGAAATAGGAAACATCCGTCATCAGGTCACGGGCCATTTCCATGTTTACATTTTTATTCTTCCGCAGCTCATATAAGGTATGGACATAATCATCATAACGGTCCGAAGTGGCCGGGTTGATAATCGTAATCTTTGACAAATCGAGGTTCAGGCCCAGGCGGTTTACACTGGCTGTAATTTCATTTACATCGCCCAGCAGCGTTAAATCAACAATATCCTGGCTCACCAGCCTGGCAGTAGCTTTCAGGATACGGTCTTCGTTGCCTTCAGGTAATACGATATGTTTCCGCTGCCTTCTGGCCCGTTTCACCAGCTGGTACTGAAACATGTGTGGAGTGATTCCCTCTGGTTTGAACGTGATGATTTTTTCATCCAGCGCTTTTACATCCACGTATTTCTCGAAGGTATTTATGGCAAGCTCTACCTTTTTGGGATTATCCGGAGAAATCCTGGATTGAATAGAACCTATCTGGTTAGTGGTTAAAAAAGTGCCTACTTCTACGGCAACAATAGGAAGCTGTGTTTGTAAGCCATTGATAAGCCGCATCACCGGTTCTTCAGGCACTAGTCCACCAGTAAGCACAATGCCAGCAACTTTGGGATAGGAGTTGGAAAGATTAGCTTGCAGGGCAGCAATCACAATGTCTGCCCGGTCGCCTGGGGTAACAATTAAAGTGTTTTCTTTGATGCGAACCAGAAAATTAGGTACCTGCATGGCTCCGGTTATAAAATTATCTACCTGCCTGGATAGCTGGTCTTCCCCAAATAATAGTTTTCCACCTACCCGTTCATAAATTTCCCGCATGGTTGGGCTTTTCAAATCCTGCTGGTCAGGAATGACGGCTGTAATGATCTTTTCGGGCAACTGGGACTGGATCAGTTGCTTTACATCGTCTGTTTGCTCGGCCTGTACTTTATTGGCAATGGCAATGAGTACCTGAATTTCCTGTGCTTCAAAGTTCTGATAAGCTGTAATAACTCCATTCACAATCTGCGAAGTCGTTTTACCTTCTCCGGAAATCACAATAGCCACCGGTGCCCCCAGGTTTTTGGCAAAAGAAGCGTTCGCATTAAACTCATAGGCTACACCCCCTCCCAGAAAATCACTTCCTTCCACGACAATAAAATCATAGTTCTCTTCAATCTTTTTGTATTTGCTAATGATCGTATCAATGATTTCGTCTGTATTTCCCTGTTCAGACAGCTTCATTACTTCTTCTCTGGTAAAAGCATATGTGTCAGAGTAGGGAACAGGTAATTCAAAATAATTGAGTACAGTATCAATGTGGGAGTCTTTTTTCAGGTGAGGTTCATCGGAAATGATGGGTTTGAAATACCCGATTTTTTGCGCTTTACTCAGCAACATGTTCATCAAACCTAAAGAAATTAATGATTTTCCAGTATACGGTTCGGTTGCGGCAATGAAAATAGATTTAGTCATATAGGTTGGTCAGAGGTCAATAGTTAGTAGTCATGGGTTAGCAGTTCGCAGCATGATTGGGCAGATGAATAGAAAATTTATACATAATTCCGGAAATCGGTTACAAGTTAACTTCCCAGGGTATGCGGACTGTCGATGATGAAGTAATCATCAGTTCCACTTTTCCATTCCTTCTGCTGGTGACCATTTAGATTTTGGCTCAAAATATTGCCAGAGTAAACGGGAAACATTCCGGAGCAAAACATACCCTTCATTGGTTAATTCCCAGCTTTCATCCTGCTGATTTTTTGTAATGACACAAAATACATAATCTCCCGAAGGTGCATTCACCAGTACTACCTCCGACCTGGACTGATTCACTGCGCCTTGTTTGGAGGCAGCTTGTACCGAAGGTGGGATTTGTGAAAGTGCTTCTCCATCCCAGTAAATTCTTGTCAGGTTGCGGTGCATACGTTCGCTGGCATCCGGGCTCACTGCTTTCCCTTCACGAATGCGTACCAGTAACTCACCCATTTCCCTTGGTGTAGTTTGCCCCCAGCCATATAGTTGTTGATTCGCCTGCCTGCCGGGTGTACGGGAATTTACCCTGGTATGTTGGAATCCATTGGTTTCAAGCCAGGTATTGATGGCCGTTCCTGTACCTGCCAGATACTGGCACCATAAACTTGCTGTATTGTCACTCGTAGTAATCATCAGCATGACAATTTTGCTGAGCGAAATAGATGCACTGTCTTTAAACGATCCTAAGATATCTTCCCCGGGATATAATAAAGAATCACGATATACCAATTTTGCATGATAATCCAGCTCTCCTGTTTTGATCTTATTAAATAAGCCGATCATAATGGGGATTTTAATCATACTGGCGGTAGGAAACAATGAATCTGCCTGGATAGCAGCTGTTTTTCCGCTTTTGAGGTGACGCACATATATACCAACCTCTCCTTTAAAATCTTTCACTATACTATTAAGCTTTTCCTGAAGCTGCCTGTCAGTGCGGCTACCAGGCAGGTTTGGCTGGGCATTGGTTATGGTAAGAATATAAAGAAACAGGTTTATAAACAGGAGAACGCTTTTTTTCATGGAAGAAGAATATGCCGGAAAGCTAAAAAAAGATACCTGCCCATTCAACAAATGAGTATAAAAATTGAAAAGTTCTCACAAGTAGCTTTAATGTATGATAGCGGGGGTAGAAGAATAGTGCAAAAAAAATATTGTATCGATAAGTGATTTTTTATTTTTTTTAATTTTGGTAAATCTGATATAACGTTTGAATCGTAGGTATTAGTATGATATATATTATAAATTTATTCATGCTAAACAGCAAAAAATAAAACTAATTCATTTAAAAAACAGTTAAAATGTTAGTAATAACTCAATAAAGTGTGGTATAATATTTGACAATATGCTACATGGATAAATACAATAATAACTTATATGCGAATATTTAAAAATCTTATATTATTGCTGTCAGTGGTCTGGTTAGGCGCCTGTACAGCTTCTTCGGTAGCGGTTCGCTCTGATTACGACCGTTCTGCTAATTTCAGAGAATATGCTACGTATGCTATTGTTGCTGATAAAGCAAGAAGCAACGATCCGGTACTGGGTAGCCAGTTGAATCAAAAACGCATGGCGCAGGCATTAGATATAGAAATGAAAGCCCGTGGATATGCATCAGTTTCTGCTGACGAAAATCCTGACTTGTTACTGAGCTTCCAAACAGATGCCAAAGACAAGCAGTATACAGTGAATAATAATACCTGGGGATACTGGCGCTGGTATGGTACTGGTCCACAAACCCGTCAATATGAAGAAAGCCGTATTATTCTGAATATGGTAGATGCCAGAACCAAAGAACTGGTTTGGCAAGGATGGGCTGTGGGTCAGTTAAATGAACGTAAAAAAGACCGTGATGCTATCTTTCGTGAGGCTGTATACAAAATTATGCAGGAATATCCTCACCGGGCGGGCGGTCAAGTAAGTAGAGAAGGTAATCGGTAATTTGGAATATACTTAATAAAAAAGCAGGCTATTAGCCTGCTTTTTTGTTTTGTGGTCTGTAAGTATGTCGTTGGTTATAAATAATCCTTAAGTGAACCCCATGCATTAAGGTTCTGCCAACTGTCTTTATGGCGTATTCTTTTTAATAAAATATTCTTGTCCATTGTGATATTTCTCACTTAATCTGGGTTCAAGCTTTTGCCAAACTGTGAGGATATTACCATCTTTATTTTTTTGTAAGCTAAACAAGTTTTCCCCTACCTTGAATTGATCACGTCCAGATTCATCCAGGCTTTGCACAAATTTTACCTGTATCTGATCTTGATCCCCCTCAATTCGAGTTTTTATTTTTAGTGCCGTTTGTTGCCCGTTTACCTCTAGATTACCCACAAACCCACCTTCTTCCTGAAAAACCTCTAAGCTCCATGTCATACCCATCGAATAGCCAGCAATAGCTTTTACAGGTTCTTCTTCATATACATAATTCCCTTCCCAATCTTTTAAGGAAGAACTGCTCTTACAACTTACTAATAGAATAAGGAGGATGAAGTGGCTTAATATTCTCATTTTAAGGGCTGGCAATGATCCCAATATATAAATTATTGCTTCTTTTTTGCTTTTGCCTGCCGGACCAGACTCACATTGGCATTTTCCAGGGTAATGTGTTCGTATTGTCCTTTGCCTTTTGTCGATAGTGATTGCAGAGAAGAGGCAGCCATTTTGTTGTTACCAAAGTTAAATACACTTAAGTATATATCTTTTTCAGCCTCCCGGGTAGCCAGTTCATAAACTTCTCCACTAATGGGAAACTCACCGTCACTGGCCAGAATAATGCGGTTGTTGCCCCCTTTTTTGTAGTTTTTACCGGCTACCTTATAGGCCATTTTTATTCCCTCATTCCCGTTTGTAGCCCCATCTGAGCGGAGTTTATCAATCACTTTAATGATTTTGTCGATGTCCTTGGCTGAAGTAGGTTGTAAGGCTACTTTTGCTTCGCCAGAATATACCACAATCCCAATTTCGTCCTCCGGACGCAGCATTTGCAGCAATAAACGGATGGATTGTTTGAGCAAAGGCAGTTTTTGAGGGGCAGCCATAGAACTGGATACATCCAGCAGCAATATCATATTATTGGTAGCATACCCTTTCATAGAGAAGAAATCTTTTTCGGTCTCTGTAATAAAAACGGTATCGACTTTAGCCCGTTCGATAAACACCGTATCCGTAACCAGTGTCTCAATGCGCTGCACATCGGTAACCTTTACGGTATCATGAATAATAATATTTTTATTGGTTTCAGGTTTGTCTTCTGGCTTGGGAGCAGGCTTTGTTTCTTCAGGTATTTTTTCACTAATTAACGGTTCTGCAGGGCTGCGGTAGGGCTGTTTAAATACAAATACATCCGGCTGCATAATGTTTTTGAGAATAGGTGTTTTTGCAAGCTCAGCGAACTTGTTGTATTCATACACTATATCATTATAGCGGTACATAAACCCATCGTATGGCCGGCGGCTATAGGAAGAAGCAGGTTTAGTTATTTTCTTAGCATCTTCGACCAGTGCGGCTGAAGCATCCGGGATGTCTTCATACGGATTATATGGGCATAGGCCATTATTGCGTCCAATCCGCTGAATGCCTTTCATATTGGTGTATTCGTTGGCAATAACAGAGCGGATGCTGGCTTCCAGTTTTTCGGTTTTGGGAATTACCTGGTTATTTCCCTTAATATAATCCCTTACTCCAAACAATATTTCTTTATCCAGATCAACGGTCTGTCGGAGGGCTTTTCCTGAAACATACCAGGAACCAGTAGGCTGTGTTGCCGGATAAGCTTCAAATATCTTTTGTACATCTGTATATAATTTTTCCTTGCGTTCGTCGAAGGTATTAAACAGCACCTGGTAGCGGTCACGGATCTGGCTTACTCTGAAAAAATCATCTCTTTGGTAATCTCCTTTCTGTGCATGCGTAGCCAGTTCTATGCCCAGTTGGTCCATTTCTTTGAGAATATTCAGCAGTACTTCTGCCTGTGTATTTATGGTTTTGCGGGTGCCTTCTGGAAAATCTCCGCCTGCATTGATAGCTGATTGATAAAAAGACAAGGGAATACTGAATTTTTCATGCAAATAATTAAGCTTCTTGCGGCCTTTAAAATCAGATTCGTGGATGTCGTAAAAGCGTAACTGGTTGATCAGATTGTTTACTGAGCGTACCGATTCGTTGATAAAATCAACATACAGATTCAAAGTAGAAAAGCTTTTCTGAATAATGGGAGCACTTTGTTTCTTAATAGCTAAACTTGCTTCCTGCTTATCGTCGAAAGGTTGTACTGTAACAGCTTCCTGCTGTTCTTGCTTTTGAATACGGAAAACCGGCAATAATTCAGGGTAAAGTAATAAGCGCTGTCCACTTTGACGGCTGTAATTCACAAATGAATTATAACTGGCGACCATATCATTGTTGTAATAATTAAACAGGTCGGCATATACCTGGTTGCTGTACTTATCCGATTGCCGGGCATCAAAACTATATTTATCAATCGCATCTTTTTTTACCTGCTGAATAGACTGGATGGCATTATCGAACGAACCGGCCGCACTGGAAGCCGGATACTGAATGCCTTTTTCTGCCGCTTTCTGGAAAGAATAATTCTTTTTATCAATGTCATTGATGCTTTGTACGAGGGTTTCCATAGGAAAACCAGTAGCTATTTTATCAGTAAAATGATACGTCCAGGGCTGTAATAGATTCCGGTCATTAGCTAATACAACCAGCATCTCTTTTTCCAGCCGGTGATAGGCATTATTGGCATTATAGGGTTGTAGTTGCCGGTATTGCCGGGTTACTTCATCTGTTAAGGCTTGCTGTTTCTCGCGGATGGTATCAAAATCCTTTTCCATTTGCCGGAGCAGTTCATCAAACTTAGCATAAGAATCTGATTTATAATCACCCAGGCGGATGT from Rhodocytophaga rosea carries:
- a CDS encoding acetate/propionate family kinase, producing the protein MNLFVINSGSSSIKYQLFHMPAEKVVCSGLVERIGLEDAVITHKVYKDDQQEVIPLTLPIPDHGIGLAEVVKLLTDDKIGVIQNPQEIQVVGHRVVHGGESFAQTAIITEATKAEIKKLFPLAPLHNPSNFLGIEVAEQIFPKATQIAVFDTAFHQTMPAKAFRYAIPEEFYTKLGIRAYGFHGTSHKYVADRAIAYLSKKDTNLITIHLGNGCSMSAVKNGICVDTSMGLGPMNGLIMGTRSGDIDQSVIFYLVNQLGYDLKEVNTILNKKSGMLGLTGFSDMRDITKAIELGDMHAQLAYDMYAYRIKKYMGAYAAVLNGLDAIVFTAGVGENDKKIRELICREMEYLGITIDVARNNSSDKDMREINTAEARVKVLVIPTNEELEIARQCFDLVSNPQPI
- the pta gene encoding phosphate acetyltransferase; its protein translation is MTKSIFIAATEPYTGKSLISLGLMNMLLSKAQKIGYFKPIISDEPHLKKDSHIDTVLNYFELPVPYSDTYAFTREEVMKLSEQGNTDEIIDTIISKYKKIEENYDFIVVEGSDFLGGGVAYEFNANASFAKNLGAPVAIVISGEGKTTSQIVNGVITAYQNFEAQEIQVLIAIANKVQAEQTDDVKQLIQSQLPEKIITAVIPDQQDLKSPTMREIYERVGGKLLFGEDQLSRQVDNFITGAMQVPNFLVRIKENTLIVTPGDRADIVIAALQANLSNSYPKVAGIVLTGGLVPEEPVMRLINGLQTQLPIVAVEVGTFLTTNQIGSIQSRISPDNPKKVELAINTFEKYVDVKALDEKIITFKPEGITPHMFQYQLVKRARRQRKHIVLPEGNEDRILKATARLVSQDIVDLTLLGDVNEITASVNRLGLNLDLSKITIINPATSDRYDDYVHTLYELRKNKNVNMEMARDLMTDVSYFGTMMVYKNQADGMVSGAIHTTQHTIRPALQFVKTKPGISVVSSVFFMCLPDRVSVFGDCAVNPNPTASELAEIAISSAESSLSFGIEPRIAMLSYSSGTSGQGEDVEKVRQATLIVKEKRPDLKIEGPIQYDAAVDPEVGQQKLPGSEVAGQASVLIFPDLNTGNNTYKAVQRETGALAIGPMLQGLNKPVNDLSRGCTVADIFNTVIITAIQAQG
- a CDS encoding serine hydrolase; its protein translation is MKKSVLLFINLFLYILTITNAQPNLPGSRTDRQLQEKLNSIVKDFKGEVGIYVRHLKSGKTAAIQADSLFPTASMIKIPIMIGLFNKIKTGELDYHAKLVYRDSLLYPGEDILGSFKDSASISLSKIVMLMITTSDNTASLWCQYLAGTGTAINTWLETNGFQHTRVNSRTPGRQANQQLYGWGQTTPREMGELLVRIREGKAVSPDASERMHRNLTRIYWDGEALSQIPPSVQAASKQGAVNQSRSEVVLVNAPSGDYVFCVITKNQQDESWELTNEGYVLLRNVSRLLWQYFEPKSKWSPAEGMEKWN
- a CDS encoding DUF4136 domain-containing protein; its protein translation is MRIFKNLILLLSVVWLGACTASSVAVRSDYDRSANFREYATYAIVADKARSNDPVLGSQLNQKRMAQALDIEMKARGYASVSADENPDLLLSFQTDAKDKQYTVNNNTWGYWRWYGTGPQTRQYEESRIILNMVDARTKELVWQGWAVGQLNERKKDRDAIFREAVYKIMQEYPHRAGGQVSREGNR
- a CDS encoding DUF5991 domain-containing protein, translated to MPALKMRILSHFILLILLVSCKSSSSLKDWEGNYVYEEEPVKAIAGYSMGMTWSLEVFQEEGGFVGNLEVNGQQTALKIKTRIEGDQDQIQVKFVQSLDESGRDQFKVGENLFSLQKNKDGNILTVWQKLEPRLSEKYHNGQEYFIKKNTP